In a genomic window of Bacillota bacterium:
- a CDS encoding glycoside hydrolase family 2 has translation MRVALNGKWHLYYFPEGQMNIQDPKTLRNAGFGPVEAQVPGNVELDLIRAGKLPEPFFGANIRKLRPYETYEWWYEREFDTPPQVEGRKVELVFHGVDCIATYWLNGEKLGESRNMFIEHRFDVTGKLRPQGRNHLVVRLGSPVNEARRHIYDPSMAAAPMNWEQLWIRKAPHSYGWDIMPRALSAGIWRPVELVVHDSDEITDLYFRTYRANDRMASIGIMFQIDTCEPISEGYALRFRGECRDSSFEREDSSLKCKDSTFEVTRPVFFNAGEIRFDISNPKLWWPRGYGEPHLYTVTTELLRHGEVIASRHDRIGIRVIELIRTDVTTAECPGEFLFKVNDTPILCKGSNWVPLDAFHSRDAERYRAALDLFKDLGCNIVRCWGGNVYEDHEFFDICDEYGILVWQDFAMACARYPQTPEFLDIIRAEATAVVRKLRNHPSLALWCGDNECDEVFTGAGLDPANNRITREVLPQVVYSCDPSRPYLPSSPYHSPEVVRRRNRRLMPEEHLWGPRDYYKSRFYTESTAHFVSEIGYHGCPNVSSIKKFISLDMLWPYQDNEEWRIHCTDPVPEGDSGYSYRVPLMANQIKEMFGEIPDNLEDFALASQISQAEAKKFFIEMTRLHKWRRTGIIWWNMLDGWPQFSDAIVDYYFGKKLAYYFIKRVQKPVCIMIDEPENWHVNVVAGNDSREAVSGTYRVVDADTGENLLAGDFITRPNENTVLGRIRVSHGEHRLFLIEWTIDGRRYGNHYLLGKPPFSFHQYRNWLEKIAALPEEFDAGNIAK, from the coding sequence ATGCGTGTTGCCTTGAACGGGAAATGGCATCTCTATTACTTCCCTGAAGGACAAATGAACATACAGGATCCCAAAACCCTGCGGAATGCAGGGTTTGGGCCTGTAGAAGCGCAGGTGCCCGGTAATGTGGAGCTGGATCTCATCCGGGCAGGAAAGCTTCCAGAGCCTTTTTTCGGCGCCAATATTCGAAAGCTTCGCCCTTATGAAACTTATGAGTGGTGGTATGAACGAGAATTCGATACGCCGCCGCAGGTGGAAGGGCGCAAGGTTGAATTGGTTTTCCATGGGGTTGATTGCATCGCTACATATTGGTTGAATGGTGAAAAACTTGGGGAATCCCGGAATATGTTCATAGAACATCGCTTTGATGTTACAGGGAAGCTCCGCCCCCAGGGAAGGAACCATCTTGTGGTGAGGTTGGGGTCGCCGGTCAACGAGGCTCGCCGCCATATCTATGATCCATCAATGGCGGCCGCTCCGATGAATTGGGAACAGCTTTGGATTCGTAAGGCTCCTCATAGCTATGGCTGGGATATCATGCCGCGGGCGCTTTCAGCGGGGATCTGGAGGCCCGTTGAGCTTGTCGTCCATGATTCAGATGAGATAACGGATCTCTATTTCCGGACTTACAGGGCGAATGATAGGATGGCAAGCATAGGGATCATGTTCCAGATAGATACCTGCGAACCAATTTCAGAAGGCTATGCTTTGAGATTTAGAGGAGAATGTCGGGATTCCTCATTTGAGCGCGAAGATTCCTCCCTCAAATGCAAAGATTCAACTTTTGAGGTGACGCGTCCGGTATTCTTCAATGCGGGGGAAATAAGATTCGACATATCCAACCCGAAGCTGTGGTGGCCTCGTGGCTATGGCGAGCCGCACCTCTATACTGTCACTACGGAATTACTTCGCCATGGCGAAGTAATCGCCAGCCGCCATGATCGTATTGGGATCAGGGTAATTGAACTAATCCGGACCGATGTTACTACCGCTGAATGCCCGGGGGAATTTCTTTTCAAGGTCAATGACACGCCAATACTTTGCAAGGGTTCCAACTGGGTTCCACTGGACGCCTTTCACAGCCGGGATGCGGAACGCTATCGCGCCGCCCTTGACCTCTTCAAAGACCTGGGCTGCAATATCGTTCGCTGCTGGGGAGGAAACGTCTATGAGGATCATGAGTTCTTTGACATTTGCGATGAATATGGCATTTTGGTGTGGCAGGATTTTGCCATGGCGTGCGCTCGATACCCTCAGACCCCCGAGTTTCTCGATATAATCCGTGCTGAGGCGACTGCTGTGGTGCGAAAACTGCGCAATCATCCTTCTCTTGCGCTTTGGTGCGGGGATAATGAATGTGATGAGGTTTTCACCGGGGCTGGCCTTGACCCGGCGAACAACCGGATAACCAGAGAAGTCCTGCCCCAGGTGGTATATAGCTGCGACCCTTCACGACCCTATTTGCCGAGTTCACCATATCATTCCCCTGAGGTTGTAAGAAGAAGAAACAGGCGGCTCATGCCTGAGGAGCATCTGTGGGGGCCTCGGGATTATTATAAGAGCCGTTTTTACACAGAGTCGACAGCTCATTTCGTGAGTGAGATCGGGTACCATGGTTGTCCTAATGTATCCTCGATCAAAAAATTCATCAGCCTTGACATGCTGTGGCCTTACCAGGATAATGAGGAATGGCGCATCCATTGCACTGATCCTGTGCCGGAGGGCGACAGCGGATATTCTTACAGGGTCCCATTGATGGCAAATCAGATTAAAGAAATGTTTGGCGAGATACCCGATAACCTGGAGGATTTCGCGCTAGCATCGCAGATTTCGCAAGCTGAAGCGAAGAAATTCTTCATTGAGATGACCCGGCTTCATAAATGGCGTCGCACCGGGATAATCTGGTGGAACATGCTGGATGGATGGCCACAATTCTCTGATGCTATAGTTGATTATTATTTCGGAAAGAAGCTTGCCTATTACTTTATCAAGCGGGTTCAGAAACCTGTCTGCATAATGATTGATGAGCCGGAAAACTGGCATGTGAATGTCGTGGCAGGGAATGATTCCAGGGAGGCGGTCTCCGGGACTTACCGGGTTGTTGACGCTGATACAGGGGAAAACCTCCTGGCAGGGGATTTCATTACCCGCCCAAACGAGAACACTGTCCTGGGGCGCATCCGGGTCTCCCACGGAGAACACAGGCTATTCCTGATTGAGTGGACGATAGATGGCAGGAGATACGGAAATCATTATCTCCTCGGGAAGCCGCCGTTCTCATTTCATCAATATCGCAATTGGCTCGAGAAGATAGCTGCGCTTCCGGAGGAATTTGACGCTGGGAATATAGCGAAGTAG
- a CDS encoding alpha-mannosidase: MSDSAGPKAHTLHMIGNAHIDPVWLWQWPEGLESARSTFKSALDRMGETPEFIFTCSSAAVYQWIEKTDPALFERIKKAVEAGKWCIVGGWWMEPDCNIPSGESFARQSLYGQRYFKEKFGVMARVGYNIDSFGHNGMLPQILKKSGMDYYVFMRPMSHEKTLPWLFWWESDDGSRVLAYRIPISYNSRGGHLGEKVGRFINEVKPLLPDMMFFYGVGNHGGGPTKESIASIIEMNADPDMPVLEFSSPNRFFEKVVQKGTSDIPVIHEDLQHHASGCYSVLSEIKRNNRRGENMLLAAEKFSVMAGLLAGKEYPKKELTQAWQDLLFNQFHDVMGGTCIVEAYEDARNLHGRSLQISTEELTFSTQSIASKINTSGTEPALIAFNPHSWAVKAPLEFRPPIDGIMDSEGNTLLHQRVENPNIITQRERSAVVVEIPPLGYRVFYNSKEVLSPEQIESRGMLKATPTTLENDWLRVEIEPRTGYISELFDKMNGVKVFSGRAAVPVVIDDPSDTWSHGVFEFRNECAKFMDADVSLMESGPVRARLRVESACNKSKVTQDFILYRELPYIECRVTVDWRETYKMLKLAFPVNVEAPEATYEMPFGHIVRPADGEEEPAQNWADVTGQAVSAGGKKLCYGVSILNDCKYSYDIKDSEIRLTVLRSPSYADHKTNGVLPDVTYQSIDNGIQSFKYLILPHKDTWREAGTVRLGLELNQPAICLVESNHDGNLPGSLSFIEVNPGNILLSAMKSHEDSDDLIVRVYESEGKATTSAKIRLPLIEREWIADFKPCEIKTFRIPADGRLPIREVNLLEMEIA, from the coding sequence ATGAGCGACAGCGCCGGACCTAAGGCTCATACTCTACATATGATCGGAAATGCCCACATTGACCCTGTCTGGCTCTGGCAGTGGCCTGAAGGGCTTGAGTCTGCTCGTTCTACCTTTAAATCTGCCCTCGACAGGATGGGGGAGACTCCGGAATTTATCTTCACATGCAGTTCAGCCGCAGTCTATCAGTGGATTGAGAAGACAGACCCTGCGCTTTTCGAGCGCATCAAGAAGGCCGTTGAGGCTGGCAAATGGTGTATAGTAGGCGGCTGGTGGATGGAACCTGATTGCAACATTCCTTCAGGGGAGTCATTCGCTCGCCAAAGCCTATATGGGCAGAGATATTTCAAAGAGAAGTTCGGGGTAATGGCCAGGGTAGGATATAATATCGATTCCTTTGGCCATAATGGCATGCTGCCGCAAATTCTGAAAAAGAGCGGGATGGACTATTATGTCTTCATGCGGCCCATGTCCCATGAAAAGACCCTCCCGTGGCTCTTCTGGTGGGAAAGCGATGACGGTTCGCGGGTTCTCGCATATAGGATTCCGATAAGCTACAACTCAAGGGGCGGTCATTTAGGCGAGAAGGTCGGAAGGTTCATAAATGAAGTCAAACCCCTCCTTCCAGATATGATGTTCTTTTATGGGGTAGGGAATCATGGTGGTGGCCCAACAAAGGAGTCCATAGCCAGTATCATTGAGATGAACGCTGATCCCGATATGCCCGTGCTTGAATTCAGCAGCCCCAACCGGTTCTTCGAGAAGGTCGTACAGAAGGGGACATCAGATATTCCAGTAATTCACGAAGATCTCCAGCATCATGCAAGTGGATGCTATTCAGTGCTATCGGAGATAAAGCGAAATAACCGAAGAGGAGAGAATATGCTGCTGGCAGCTGAAAAATTTTCAGTAATGGCGGGGCTACTGGCAGGGAAGGAATATCCGAAGAAAGAGCTTACCCAGGCATGGCAAGATCTGCTCTTCAACCAGTTCCACGATGTTATGGGTGGAACATGCATAGTCGAGGCGTATGAGGATGCGAGAAACCTTCATGGCCGTTCGCTGCAGATAAGTACTGAGGAGCTGACCTTTTCGACTCAGAGCATTGCAAGCAAGATCAATACCTCCGGGACTGAACCCGCGCTCATAGCATTTAACCCCCATTCTTGGGCAGTGAAGGCACCTCTGGAATTCAGGCCACCCATTGATGGTATCATGGACTCCGAAGGCAACACTCTACTTCATCAAAGGGTGGAAAACCCGAACATAATAACTCAACGAGAAAGAAGCGCAGTTGTTGTTGAGATCCCGCCCCTGGGTTATCGGGTCTTCTACAATAGCAAAGAGGTCCTCTCTCCCGAGCAAATTGAGTCCCGTGGCATGTTGAAGGCTACGCCCACAACATTGGAGAACGACTGGCTCAGAGTTGAAATTGAACCTCGGACAGGTTATATCAGCGAGCTTTTCGACAAGATGAATGGGGTTAAGGTGTTTTCAGGCCGGGCGGCAGTTCCTGTTGTAATCGACGATCCCAGTGACACATGGAGCCATGGGGTCTTCGAGTTCAGAAATGAATGCGCGAAGTTCATGGATGCCGACGTAAGCCTCATGGAGAGTGGCCCTGTGCGGGCTCGCTTGAGAGTGGAAAGCGCATGTAACAAGTCAAAAGTTACACAAGATTTTATCCTTTATAGGGAACTCCCGTATATTGAATGCCGGGTGACTGTTGATTGGCGGGAGACATATAAGATGCTGAAACTGGCATTTCCGGTCAATGTGGAAGCACCCGAGGCTACATACGAGATGCCTTTCGGGCATATAGTGAGACCTGCTGATGGAGAGGAAGAGCCTGCGCAGAACTGGGCTGATGTGACAGGGCAGGCGGTATCCGCAGGTGGCAAAAAGCTCTGCTATGGCGTGAGCATACTGAATGATTGCAAATACAGCTATGACATAAAGGATTCGGAGATACGGCTTACAGTCCTCAGAAGCCCCTCATATGCTGACCATAAGACCAATGGGGTTCTTCCGGATGTGACCTATCAGAGCATCGATAACGGGATTCAGTCATTCAAATACTTGATCCTGCCTCATAAAGATACCTGGCGGGAAGCGGGGACGGTAAGATTAGGCCTGGAACTCAACCAGCCGGCCATCTGTCTTGTCGAATCCAATCATGATGGCAATCTCCCTGGTTCCTTATCGTTCATTGAGGTAAATCCAGGGAATATCCTACTCTCTGCAATGAAGTCGCATGAGGATTCAGACGACCTGATTGTGAGGGTCTACGAGTCAGAAGGGAAGGCGACCACTTCAGCCAAGATCAGGCTTCCTCTTATAGAACGGGAGTGGATCGCAGATTTCAAGCCCTGCGAGATAAAGACCTTCAGGATTCCTGCTGACGGGAGGCTCCCGATCAGGGAGGTAAATCTCCTGGAAATGGAAATAGCCTGA